In Acidobacteriota bacterium, the genomic window CGCACGAGAAGATCTTCCCCGCTGCGGGCGGACCGCAGGAGGGCCAGGAGACGATCCATCCCGAACTCCCCCGGAGGGCCCTCGGCCCCCGCTTCCAGGATGCCGTCGGTGACCATCACGGCCATGTCCCCCGGCTCCAGGACGGCGAAGGTGAGGTCGTAGGTTCGCCCCGGAAGGAGCCCCACGGGAACGCCCGTGGAGCGGAGGGCCTCCACCTTGCCCCGGCGCTTGAGCAGGAGCGGGGGGTGGCCCGCGCCGACCCAGGAGAGCGTCCGGTCATCGGGCGACCACTCGGCGAGGATCAGCGTGGCATACTTGCGGCCCCTGGCCAGCGAGAGCATGAGGTCGCTCAGTTCGGAGGTCACCTCGCGCAGGGAGGCGATTCCCCGGCGCCGGCTCCACAGGAAGGCCTGGATCTGCCCCGCGATGAGGGAGGCGGAAACGCCCTTGCCCGAGACGTCGGCGAGGGCGAGCCAATGAGTGCCCCACGCGGTGGGGATGGCGTCGAAATAGTCCCCCGCGATGTTGAGGCTGGGGCGGAAGAGAGCGCGGATTTCCAGGCCGGGAACTCCCGAAAAGTCCTGGGGGAGCATGGCGCGTTGAATCTCGGCGGCGAGCTTCACGTCGCGGTCGAGCTTCTCGCGGCCGAGGAGTTCCTGGTGGAGCCGCGCCGTGGAGAGAGCCACGGCGAAGGGCGCGCCCATTTCCTTGAGGAACTCCGCGTCCTCCTTGGTGAAACCTCCCCGTCGGTGGTTGTAAAGCTGAAGAACCGCCACGAGTTCTCCCGCCCGGTCCCGGACGGGAACGGTGAGGACGGAGCGCACGCGGTACCCCAGCGACTCTTCCAGACCTTTCGAGTGGCGAGGGTCTTCCGCGGCGCGGTTTTGAATGATGGTCTTTCCCGTGGCCGCCACGAGCCCGACAATGCCCGTCCCCACGGGGACGTGAAGAAGGGAAAGGTCGGCCCCTTGGGCCACGAGCGGGCGCACCATGGAGGCCTGCCGGTCCAGGAGGAAAAGGCTCCCGCGGTCGGCGTGCGCGAGCTTCACCGACAGGTCCACGATGCGCTCTCCGATGGCCCGGGGGTCCAGGGTAGCGTTGAGCAGCGAGGAGGCTTCGGCCACCGCCTTGAGGCGCCGGTACCGCCGGCTCAGGACCTTCAGGCGCATGTCGCCGTTTGCCTCGCGAAGCCGGCGGGGCGAAGGGGGTTCGGCCGCCGAGGAGAGGCGGGGCGACTTCCTCACGCGTGCTCCCCGAGCCAGCGTTCGCAGTCGAGGGCCGCCATGCAGCCCGAGCCCGCCGCCGTGACGGCCTGCCGGTACCGGCTGTCCTGCACGTCGCCCGCGGCAAAGACGCCTTCCACGGACGTGCGGGACGATCCGGGCCGGGTGACGATGTACCCGGTCTCGTCCAGCTCGAGCTGACCCCGGAAGAGGGAGGTGTTGGGCGTGTGGCCGATGGCGTAGAAGAGGCCGCCCACTTCCCGGTCCAGGGACTCGCCCGTCTTCAGGTTCTTCAGTCGGACGCCGGTGACGAAGGAATCGCCGAGGGCGTCCTCGACGACCGAGTCCCAGACCACCTCGATCTTGGGGTTTTCGAGGACACGCTTTTGCATGGTCTGGGAGGCCCGGAACTCGCGGCGGCGGTGGACGAGGAGGACCTTGGAGGCGAAGTGGGTGAGGTAGGTGGCCTCCTCCATGGCTGTGTCGCCGCCCCCCACCACGGCCAGGACCTTGTTGCGGAAGGGCGGCAGGGCTCCATCGCAGACGGCGCACGCCGAGATCCCCCTCTGCCACAGACGCGGCTCCGAGGGCAAGTGGAGGCGCTTGGCCGTGGCCCCCGTGGCGATGATGAGGGCCTCGGCCTCCGCGGCCGTCTCGCCCGAGCGCACGGCAAAGGGGCGCTTGGAAAGATCCACGGACTCCACGTCCTCGGTGAGGATCCGGGTGCCGAATCGCTCGCTCTGGGCGCGCATGCGCTCCATGAGTTCGGGCCCGGTCACTCCCTCGGGGAAGCCCGGAAAGTTCTCCACCTCCGTGGTGGTCATGAGCTGGCCGCCGGCCACGCCGCCGGCGATGAATCCCTCGAACAGGAGCGGCCGGAGCCCCGCCCGGGCGGCGTAGATGGCCGCCGTGTGTCCCGCGGGCCCCGAACCGATGATGACGACCTTCTCCGCCATGGCTCTCTCCCCTTTTCAGAGACGCAAGTATAGACCAGGGGTGCTCCCTTCTCGAAGCCGGTGCCCCATCCCTCGCCGCTCCCGCTTCGCGTCCCGCCTCTTTGGTCTCCCGTCTCCCGTCCCTGCCATTTCTTCTTTCTCCTTGGGGTATACTCTCCCCTTTCTCGCGGGAGCGATCATGCGTGGAACGCGGTGCCTCGTTGCGGGGCTTTGGCTGGCGGGCCTGGTAGTGAATGGGCCGGAGACCGTGCGGGCATGCACGACGGCGGTGGTGGCGGGCTCGGCGACCTCCGACGGACGGCCCCTTCTCTGGAAGAACCGTGACTCCGACGACCGGCGGAACCAGGCGGTCTACTGCGCCGACGGGAAGTTCGCCTACGTGGGCGTCGTCAACGGAGGAGACGCGGCGGGCCTGGACATCTGGGCGGGGATCAATTCCAGAGGTTTCGCCATCATGAACGCCGCCTCGTACAACCTGCCCGGCGGGGAGGACACCCGGGGCGAGGGCCGGTTCATGAAGCTCGCCCTCCAATCCTGCGCCACGGTGAGGGACTTCCAGGCCCTGCTCGAGAAAACCGAGTCCGGAAAGCGGGACGTGTCGGCCAACTTCGGGGTCATCGACGCCGAGGGAGAGGCGGCGATATTCGAAACGGGGCCCTCCGGCTACAAGAAATTCTCGGCCTCGGATCCGGCCCTTGCCCCCCGGGGGTATCTGGTCCGCACCAACTTCAGCGAGTCGGGCGACCGGGAAGCGGGGACGGGACTCCTGAGGAGGGACCGGGCGGTGGCGCTCCTGGAGGACCTCATCGGATCGGGGCGGCTGTCGGCGGGCAGTCTCCTGGCGGAGGCGGCCCGGGACGTGAGCAACGGACGCCTCGGCTCCTTTCCTCTCCAGAACCGGAAGAAGGGTCCCGTCTGGGCCTACACCGGGGACAGCATCTGCCGGTACGACACGACCTCCGCCTTCGTGGCCGCGGGAGCCCGCCCCGGCGAGGACCCCCTTCGCGCCACGGCCTGGGTGCTCCTGGGCCAGCCCCTGTGCGGTGTGGCGGTGCCCCTCTGGGTGGCCGCGGAGTCCGTTCCTCAGGAGGTCGCCGCGGGAAGCGAGAACGCTCCCCTCGGCGCCGCCGCCACGGCCATCCAGGAGGTCTTCTACCCGGACCGCCGGGGGGACCTCGCGAAATACCTGGACGTCCAGGCCCTGACGGATCCGAAGCGGGGTTGGGTGACGGGTCTGCTGGCCCTCGAATCCGCCAACGTCCAGGCCGCCTCGCGCCAGATGGATCTGTGGCTCCAGGTTCCGCCCCTGCCCGAAGCCGTGGCGGCCTTTCAGAACCAGTTGGCGAAGCAGACCGTCGAGGGCATGCAGAGCCTTCTCCAACCGCCTTCGCCGCCCGCTGGCCACCGGTGAGATCTGAGGGAGGCGAAACCAAGACCCGCGCCCTTTCAGGCCCCTCCCGGGCTTCGATTCCCCAGGCCCGCCTCGGAGGCTCCCTGGCTCTCTGGCTCGCTGTCTTGGCTACAGGTGGCGGAGGTGCATGGGAATCGAACGTAAGGGCCGCGGCCGCCTCGCCCCTCGCGGGTCTCGGGGCTGCGTGGCACGCGCGCCCTAACGTTCCCGGCCCGGGCCTCTCCCCAACGGACGCGGCTGCGAGCGCTGGCCTCCTCGGCGCGCTCNNNNNNNNNNNNNNNNNNNNNNNNNNNNNNNNNNNNNNNNNNNNNNNNNNNNNNNNNNNNNNNNNNNNNNNNNNNNNNNNNNNNNNNNNNNNNNNNNNNNCGTAAGGGCCGCGGCCGCCTCGCCCCTCGCGGGTCTCGGGGCTGCGTGGCACGCGCGCCCTAACGTTCCCGGCCCGGGCCTCTCCCCAACGGACGCGGCTGCGAGCGCTGGCCTCCTCGGCGCGCTCTCGCACGCGTCCGTATGGGTTCCCTCCCGGGCTTCGATTCCCCAGGCCCGCCTCGGTGGCTCCCTGGCTTTCTGGCTCGAAGTTCTTGAACGAAATGGCGGAGGTGCATGGGAATCGAACGTAAGGGCCGCGGCCGCCTCGCCCCTCGCGGGTCTCGGGGCTGCGTGGCACGCGCGCCCTAACGTTCCCGGCCCGGGCCTCTCCCCAACGGACGCGGCTGCGAGCGCTGGCCTCCTCGGCGCGCTCACGCACGCGTCCGCATGGGTTCCCTCCCGGGCTTCGATTCCCCAGGCTCGCCTCGGAGGCTCCCTGGCTCTCTGGCTCGCTGTCTTGGCTACAGGTGGCGGAGGTGCATGGGAATCGAACCCACCCGCCGGGGGGTAAGCCCCGGTGCAACGGCTTTGAAGGCCGCGCGAGGCGCCAGCCCCGAAGCACCTCCGGCGCAAGGGTACGCAATCGGCGCTCTCAGGTCAAGGAGATGGATGGGTTTGATTCCGTCCTGCGCGGCTTGGCCGTCCCGCTCTCCTCGAAGGAGACGGAACGACTGTCTCAAGAGGATTCTGGACCAGAGGATTCTCGTCGCACAGCGCTCCGGAGGGACGCGCAGGGCGACAGTCAGGCCGCAGGACTGGGCCCCGGCTCGCACGCCTCCGGACCTGTTCCAGAGGGAACCTTAGTAGAACATCCTCCGCTGGAGGGGGGTGTCGCGGAAGAAGTCGCGGGCCGTCTGGACGTCCCGGGCGATGGCATCGCGAAGCGCCTCGGGGGAGGGGAACTTCTGCTCCGGCCTCAGGAACCGGAAGAAGAGGCACCGGATGCGGCGTCCGTAGAGTTCGCCGCCGCCCTCCAACAGGTGGACCTCCACCGTGACCTGGCCCTCTCCGAAAGTGGGGCGAACGCCGAGGTTCGCCACGGCGGGCAGAAGGCGGGGTTCGCCCACATCCACG contains:
- a CDS encoding SpoIIE family protein phosphatase, producing the protein MRKSPRLSSAAEPPSPRRLREANGDMRLKVLSRRYRRLKAVAEASSLLNATLDPRAIGERIVDLSVKLAHADRGSLFLLDRQASMVRPLVAQGADLSLLHVPVGTGIVGLVAATGKTIIQNRAAEDPRHSKGLEESLGYRVRSVLTVPVRDRAGELVAVLQLYNHRRGGFTKEDAEFLKEMGAPFAVALSTARLHQELLGREKLDRDVKLAAEIQRAMLPQDFSGVPGLEIRALFRPSLNIAGDYFDAIPTAWGTHWLALADVSGKGVSASLIAGQIQAFLWSRRRGIASLREVTSELSDLMLSLARGRKYATLILAEWSPDDRTLSWVGAGHPPLLLKRRGKVEALRSTGVPVGLLPGRTYDLTFAVLEPGDMAVMVTDGILEAGAEGPPGEFGMDRLLALLRSARSGEDLLVRVHNALEDHLGGSPPGDDLTLFCVRCTKD
- the trxB gene encoding thioredoxin-disulfide reductase; the protein is MAEKVVIIGSGPAGHTAAIYAARAGLRPLLFEGFIAGGVAGGQLMTTTEVENFPGFPEGVTGPELMERMRAQSERFGTRILTEDVESVDLSKRPFAVRSGETAAEAEALIIATGATAKRLHLPSEPRLWQRGISACAVCDGALPPFRNKVLAVVGGGDTAMEEATYLTHFASKVLLVHRRREFRASQTMQKRVLENPKIEVVWDSVVEDALGDSFVTGVRLKNLKTGESLDREVGGLFYAIGHTPNTSLFRGQLELDETGYIVTRPGSSRTSVEGVFAAGDVQDSRYRQAVTAAGSGCMAALDCERWLGEHA